From a single Kitasatospora sp. NBC_00458 genomic region:
- a CDS encoding outer membrane protein assembly factor BamB family protein: protein MNADERQSEPAHRHPSRRRLLLSAAGGAAALAAVGGAAWWVRRDPDTSHRLWSRTGTGGRIALSAPPRSELYAAGLDGTVAALDLRTGAARWSTAVGSREPANPSSGWPIAAGDGLVCVATDSHVQALDAASGALRWAARPPEALVPGPPGGLAVGGGAVLATYGDRLQAYAAATGEQRWSAAMAGAHAPVVADGTVYLAGFEEGVVALDAAGGERRWEQRAFGGLTGTPVVGRGVVHVTTADPGAPAVLALDAATGRVRWRRSDLGFCLLAPRSVADGTLCLDRGDRVTALDSATGETRWSVTVPSGLGAGMSSTTAADGMVYVALNDDRLHALDLASGRLRWRDEPSALGTEYSGLSLAAHGGIVYRGSRTGVYAAADSPA, encoded by the coding sequence GTGAACGCAGACGAACGACAGTCCGAACCCGCGCACCGGCACCCCAGCCGCAGGCGTCTCCTGCTCAGCGCCGCCGGAGGCGCCGCGGCGCTCGCCGCCGTCGGCGGCGCGGCCTGGTGGGTGCGCCGGGACCCGGACACCAGCCACCGGCTGTGGAGCCGGACTGGGACGGGCGGCCGGATCGCCCTGTCCGCGCCCCCGCGCTCCGAGCTGTACGCCGCGGGACTCGACGGCACGGTCGCGGCCCTCGACCTGCGGACCGGCGCCGCGCGCTGGAGCACCGCGGTCGGCTCCCGCGAGCCCGCCAACCCCTCGTCCGGCTGGCCGATCGCCGCCGGTGACGGGCTGGTCTGCGTGGCCACCGACTCCCACGTACAGGCCCTGGACGCCGCCTCGGGGGCCCTCCGGTGGGCCGCGAGGCCGCCGGAGGCCCTGGTGCCCGGCCCGCCCGGCGGCCTCGCGGTGGGCGGCGGCGCCGTCCTCGCGACGTACGGGGACCGGCTCCAGGCGTACGCCGCGGCCACCGGCGAGCAGCGCTGGAGCGCCGCGATGGCGGGCGCGCACGCTCCCGTCGTCGCCGACGGCACGGTGTACCTCGCCGGCTTCGAGGAGGGGGTCGTCGCACTGGACGCCGCCGGCGGCGAACGCCGCTGGGAGCAGCGGGCCTTCGGCGGGCTCACCGGCACGCCGGTGGTCGGGCGGGGCGTCGTCCACGTGACCACGGCCGACCCCGGGGCCCCGGCCGTCCTCGCCCTGGACGCGGCGACCGGCCGGGTGCGCTGGCGGCGCTCGGACCTCGGCTTCTGCCTGCTCGCACCCCGCTCGGTCGCCGACGGGACGCTCTGCCTGGACCGGGGCGACCGGGTCACCGCGCTGGACTCCGCCACCGGGGAGACCAGGTGGAGCGTGACGGTGCCGTCCGGCCTGGGCGCCGGGATGAGCAGCACGACCGCCGCCGACGGCATGGTCTACGTCGCACTGAACGACGACCGGCTGCACGCGCTCGACCTCGCCTCCGGGCGGCTCCGGTGGCGCGACGAGCCGTCCGCCCTCGGCACCGAGTACTCCGGTCTGTCGCTCGCCGCCCACGGCGGGATCGTCTACCGCGGCAGCCGCACCGGCGTCTACGCGGCGGCCGACTCGCCCGCCTGA
- a CDS encoding MMPL family transporter, whose protein sequence is MSPTRRLATLPCGRRSKWVVLALWLVLLVVAGPLAGKLTDAEDNQASSWLPGNAESTQVITEQRAFQPVDTAQAVVVYERDGGITPADKVEAARDAAEFAAAPHVLGRVVGPVESADGQAMQTIVPIDIGTGGWQDLRPAVDSLRATAAANSLGMTTHVTGPAGIGADQAEAFAGIDSTLLAATVSVVIILLLLTYRSPVLWALPLFSAAGALVVAQAVIYLLAEHSGLTVNAQSAGILIVLVLGAGTDYALLLTARYREELRRHEDRHEAMAFALHRAGPAILASSATVVASMLCLLVAEMNSTRGLGPVCAIGVLVALAAMLTLLPALLVIVGRWVFWPVRPAFGTPEPTRTGRWAHVGAWIGRRPRKVWIGTALALGACCIGLVSLNATGLSTAGTFTDKPDSVYGQEVLEQHFPGGTGAPLTVISTAAGAGAVREVTVATPGVASATVPVVHEGEAMFQATLADPPDSQAAKDTVDRVRDAVHAVPGADAKVGGSTAVVLDAGRAAAADNRTIIPLVLGVVLVILALLLRAVTAPLVLIATVVLSYAAALGISAFFFEHVFHFEGQDQAFPLFVFVFLVALGIDYNIFLMTRVREESAQHGTREGAVAGLAATGGVITSAGLILASTFAVLGTLPIVGFAEIGFAVALGVLLDTLVVRSVLVTAVTMDLDRHMWWPSKLARQVPPPKEELARQL, encoded by the coding sequence ATGAGCCCGACCCGGAGACTGGCCACGCTGCCCTGCGGACGCCGCAGCAAGTGGGTGGTGCTGGCCCTCTGGCTGGTCCTGCTGGTGGTGGCCGGCCCGCTGGCGGGCAAGCTCACCGACGCCGAGGACAACCAGGCGTCCAGCTGGCTGCCCGGCAACGCCGAGTCCACCCAGGTGATCACCGAGCAGCGCGCGTTCCAGCCGGTGGACACCGCCCAGGCCGTGGTGGTCTACGAGCGGGACGGGGGGATCACCCCCGCCGACAAGGTCGAGGCGGCCCGCGACGCGGCGGAGTTCGCCGCCGCCCCGCACGTGCTCGGCCGGGTGGTCGGACCGGTGGAGTCGGCCGACGGCCAGGCGATGCAGACCATCGTGCCGATCGACATCGGCACCGGCGGCTGGCAGGACCTGCGCCCCGCGGTGGACAGCCTGCGCGCCACCGCCGCCGCGAACAGCCTCGGCATGACCACGCACGTCACCGGCCCGGCCGGGATCGGCGCGGACCAGGCCGAGGCCTTCGCGGGCATCGACAGCACCCTGCTCGCCGCCACCGTCAGCGTGGTGATCATCCTGCTGCTGCTCACCTACCGCAGCCCGGTGCTCTGGGCGCTGCCGCTGTTCTCGGCGGCCGGGGCGCTGGTGGTCGCGCAGGCGGTGATCTACCTGCTGGCCGAGCACAGCGGACTGACCGTCAACGCGCAGAGCGCGGGCATCCTGATCGTGCTGGTGCTCGGCGCCGGCACGGACTACGCGCTGCTGCTCACCGCCCGCTACCGGGAGGAACTGCGGCGCCACGAGGACCGGCACGAGGCGATGGCGTTCGCCCTGCACCGGGCCGGGCCCGCGATCCTGGCGTCCTCCGCCACCGTGGTCGCGTCGATGCTCTGCCTGCTGGTCGCCGAGATGAACTCCACCAGGGGCCTCGGCCCGGTCTGCGCGATCGGCGTGCTGGTGGCGCTGGCCGCGATGCTGACCCTGCTGCCGGCCCTGCTGGTGATCGTCGGGCGCTGGGTGTTCTGGCCGGTCAGGCCCGCGTTCGGGACGCCGGAGCCGACCCGCACCGGCCGCTGGGCGCACGTCGGGGCGTGGATCGGGCGGCGTCCGCGCAAGGTCTGGATCGGCACCGCGCTGGCGCTGGGGGCCTGCTGCATCGGCCTGGTCTCGCTGAACGCCACCGGCCTGAGCACGGCCGGCACCTTCACCGACAAGCCGGACTCGGTGTACGGCCAGGAGGTGCTGGAGCAGCACTTCCCCGGCGGCACGGGCGCACCGCTGACCGTCATCAGCACCGCGGCCGGGGCCGGGGCCGTGCGCGAGGTGACGGTGGCGACCCCCGGGGTGGCCTCCGCCACGGTGCCGGTGGTGCACGAGGGGGAGGCGATGTTCCAGGCCACCCTGGCCGACCCGCCGGACAGTCAGGCGGCCAAGGACACCGTGGACCGGGTGCGGGACGCCGTCCACGCCGTGCCGGGCGCCGACGCCAAGGTGGGCGGTTCGACGGCGGTCGTCCTGGACGCGGGGCGGGCCGCGGCGGCCGACAACCGGACGATCATCCCGCTGGTGCTGGGCGTGGTGCTGGTGATCCTGGCCCTGCTGCTGCGGGCGGTGACGGCGCCGCTGGTGCTGATCGCGACCGTGGTGCTCTCGTACGCGGCGGCGCTCGGGATCAGCGCGTTCTTCTTCGAGCACGTCTTCCACTTCGAGGGGCAGGACCAGGCGTTCCCGCTGTTCGTCTTCGTCTTCCTGGTCGCGCTGGGGATCGACTACAACATCTTCCTGATGACCCGGGTGCGGGAGGAGTCCGCCCAGCACGGCACGCGGGAGGGCGCGGTGGCCGGGCTGGCGGCGACCGGCGGGGTGATCACCTCGGCCGGGCTGATCCTGGCGAGCACCTTCGCGGTGCTCGGCACACTGCCGATCGTCGGGTTCGCCGAGATCGGCTTCGCGGTGGCGCTCGGGGTGCTGCTGGACACGCTGGTGGTGCGGTCGGTCCTGGTGACCGCGGTGACGATGGACCTGGACCGGCACATGTGGTGGCCGAGCAAGTTGGCCAGGCAAGTTCCTCCGCCCAAGGAGGAGTTGGCCAGACAGCTTTAA
- the sph gene encoding sphingomyelin phosphodiesterase, producing the protein MPTPSTRRPGARLAAVCTAAAALLAPLAAAPDALAAAPAPAGTAAGTTAAALPGVPALKVLTYNVFLMSKNLYPNWGQDHRAKAIPATGFFQGQDVVVLQEAFDNAASDQLVAQASAAYPYHTPVVGRSTSGWDATAGSYSSTTPEDGGVTLLSKWPILRKEQYVFKDACGADWWSNKGFVYAVLDVNGLRTHVIGTHLQSTDTGCSAGEPAAVRAAQLKAMKAFVDAKNIPAAEPVVLAGDLNIDSHGTEYPALLANAGVAPADTRTGWADSFDTADNSIAAYRYPDEPKEDLDYVLYRADHARPATYGNTVVRFHSSPWTVSSWGKNYTYTDLSDHYPVTAG; encoded by the coding sequence ATGCCAACTCCCTCCACGCGCCGCCCGGGCGCGCGCCTCGCCGCCGTCTGCACCGCCGCCGCCGCGCTGCTCGCCCCGCTCGCCGCCGCGCCGGACGCCCTCGCCGCCGCCCCGGCCCCTGCCGGCACCGCCGCCGGCACCACCGCCGCCGCACTGCCCGGCGTCCCCGCGCTCAAGGTGCTGACGTACAACGTCTTCCTGATGAGCAAGAACCTCTACCCCAACTGGGGCCAGGACCACCGGGCCAAGGCCATCCCCGCCACCGGCTTCTTCCAGGGCCAGGACGTGGTCGTGCTCCAGGAGGCCTTCGACAACGCCGCCTCCGACCAGCTCGTCGCCCAGGCCTCGGCCGCCTACCCGTACCACACGCCGGTCGTCGGCCGGTCGACCAGCGGCTGGGACGCCACCGCCGGCAGCTACAGCTCCACCACCCCGGAGGACGGCGGGGTCACCCTGCTCAGCAAGTGGCCCATCCTCCGCAAGGAGCAGTACGTCTTCAAGGACGCCTGCGGGGCGGACTGGTGGTCCAACAAGGGCTTCGTCTACGCCGTGCTCGACGTCAACGGCCTGCGCACGCACGTGATCGGCACCCACCTGCAGTCCACCGACACCGGCTGCTCCGCCGGCGAGCCGGCCGCCGTCCGGGCCGCCCAGCTCAAGGCCATGAAGGCGTTCGTCGACGCCAAGAACATCCCGGCCGCCGAGCCGGTCGTCCTGGCCGGGGACCTCAACATCGACTCGCACGGCACCGAGTACCCCGCGCTGCTCGCCAACGCGGGCGTCGCCCCCGCCGACACCCGCACCGGCTGGGCCGACTCCTTCGACACCGCCGACAACTCGATCGCCGCCTACCGCTACCCCGACGAGCCCAAGGAGGACCTCGACTACGTCCTCTACCGGGCCGACCACGCACGCCCCGCGACCTACGGCAACACGGTGGTCCGCTTCCACAGCTCCCCCTGGACGGTGAGCAGTTGGGGCAAGAACTACACCTACACGGACCTCTCCGACCACTACCCGGTGACGGCCGGCTAG
- a CDS encoding DEAD/DEAH box helicase, with protein sequence MYALHALWRDDGRLAVWAEDAAAYLVGGGAAERGRGGHPFACAAGEVVRLLGAVGPGVGWLAEQAAERWTGLLLPSLGGRPVPSPDLPVGAAPRGVGLVPWRVPTLLFDPAQAAQLLGALHDPHWPGATVQLPDGTSAELAYGASVRWLTAVHDLAWRLVGRGRLLPALTEEAGEWHARWRPAPDAPARREVAALAAGCPPVCRAESHPAVATTAPARTPVSSASSASPVSPVSPVSPAPAQAPAPTAAALLAEVLGTLVDQEARAALADVDPPADPFLAALHTPDGRLGGAPPAGLPDRLTAWQAARPADGPVRLGFRLAEPLGPDALGPDALGPEALGADPGGPHPGGPHPRDPGPDGPHGPHGPHGGAAADTWRLDLMVQSVERPSLVIPADALRPGYPDPAYEALARLVPDPAEAFLAELERAARVHPPLRAVLSGPLPTGTDLDREGALRFLRDGAPALTRAGFGVLLPAWWQRRPRLGLVLTAGAPADAPGAVKRTAQVDRDAVLAFQWQLAIGGLALTEQELAELAAAQQGLVRLRGRWVEVDQAQLAAAVRFLAERGSGTMAAVELLRLAVDDGAVVDGLPVTAVHATGPIGDLLAGRPGPADRVPGVPAGFAGTLRPYQRRGLAWLDALGRLGLGAVLADDMGLGKTVQALALLALEKERGETGPVLLVCPMSVVGNWQREAARFTPGLRVHVHHGADRVEPGPAADSADLVITTYGLVQRDVAELRRIRWRRIVADEAQHVKNRSARQSRALRSLRSGPRIALTGTPVENRLADLHAVLDFANPGLFGTAEGFKERFAIPVEQAGSADAAARLRRVAGPFLLRRRKSDPLIVRDLPAKQEFTVRCTLTAEQAGLYRAVVADLLERLGGLRGVERKGAVLAAIGRLKQVCNHPAQLLHDGTALEGRSGKVERLVEVLEEALAEGDRVLVFTQYAEFGTMLRPYLSRRLGEEVLYLHGGVPRGRRDELVEQFQAPDGPRVFLLSLKAGGTGLNLTAANQVVHLDRWWNPAVEDQATDRAHRIGQRREVQVRRLLCVGTVEERIDELIAAKRTLADAVVGDGEQWLAELPAERLRELLTLSADSIGE encoded by the coding sequence ATGTACGCCCTGCACGCACTCTGGCGGGACGACGGCCGGCTCGCCGTGTGGGCGGAGGACGCCGCCGCGTACCTGGTCGGGGGCGGGGCCGCGGAGCGGGGCCGGGGCGGTCACCCGTTCGCGTGCGCGGCGGGTGAGGTGGTGCGGCTGCTGGGTGCGGTCGGGCCGGGTGTGGGGTGGCTGGCGGAGCAGGCGGCGGAACGCTGGACCGGTCTGCTGCTGCCCTCGCTCGGCGGCCGGCCGGTGCCGTCGCCGGACCTGCCGGTCGGTGCCGCGCCGCGCGGGGTGGGCCTGGTTCCGTGGCGGGTGCCGACGCTGCTGTTCGATCCGGCGCAGGCCGCCCAACTGCTCGGCGCGCTGCACGATCCGCACTGGCCGGGGGCGACCGTCCAGCTGCCGGACGGTACGTCGGCGGAGCTGGCGTACGGCGCCTCGGTGCGCTGGCTGACGGCCGTGCACGACCTCGCCTGGCGGCTGGTCGGCCGGGGGCGGCTGCTGCCCGCGCTGACGGAGGAGGCGGGGGAGTGGCACGCGCGGTGGCGCCCCGCCCCGGACGCTCCGGCCCGCCGCGAGGTGGCGGCGCTGGCCGCGGGGTGCCCGCCGGTCTGCCGTGCGGAGTCCCACCCGGCCGTCGCCACCACCGCTCCCGCGCGGACCCCGGTCTCCTCCGCGTCCTCCGCTTCCCCTGTGTCCCCTGTGTCCCCTGTGTCCCCTGCTCCCGCCCAGGCCCCCGCGCCCACCGCTGCCGCGCTGCTCGCCGAGGTGCTCGGCACCCTCGTCGACCAGGAGGCCCGCGCGGCCCTCGCGGACGTCGACCCGCCCGCCGATCCGTTCCTGGCCGCCCTCCACACGCCCGACGGCCGCCTGGGCGGGGCGCCGCCCGCCGGGCTGCCGGACCGGCTGACCGCCTGGCAGGCGGCCCGGCCCGCGGACGGGCCGGTGCGGCTCGGCTTCCGGCTCGCCGAACCGCTCGGCCCCGATGCACTCGGCCCCGATGCACTCGGCCCCGAGGCACTCGGCGCGGACCCGGGCGGCCCCCACCCCGGCGGCCCCCACCCCCGTGACCCCGGGCCGGACGGGCCGCACGGGCCGCACGGGCCGCACGGCGGGGCGGCCGCGGACACCTGGCGGCTCGACCTGATGGTCCAGTCGGTGGAGCGGCCGTCGCTGGTGATCCCGGCCGACGCGCTGCGCCCGGGGTACCCGGATCCGGCGTACGAGGCGCTGGCCCGGCTGGTCCCCGACCCGGCCGAGGCGTTCCTGGCCGAGCTGGAACGCGCCGCCCGGGTCCACCCGCCGTTGCGCGCCGTGCTGTCGGGCCCGCTGCCCACCGGGACGGACCTCGACCGGGAGGGCGCGCTCCGCTTCCTGCGCGACGGCGCCCCCGCGCTGACCCGCGCCGGTTTCGGGGTGCTGCTGCCCGCCTGGTGGCAGCGGCGCCCCCGGCTGGGGCTGGTCCTGACGGCGGGTGCCCCCGCCGACGCCCCGGGCGCGGTCAAGCGGACGGCCCAGGTCGACCGGGACGCGGTGCTGGCCTTCCAGTGGCAGCTCGCCATCGGCGGACTGGCCCTCACCGAGCAGGAGTTGGCCGAACTGGCCGCCGCCCAGCAGGGCCTGGTCCGGCTGCGCGGCCGCTGGGTCGAGGTCGACCAGGCCCAGCTCGCCGCCGCCGTGAGGTTCCTGGCCGAACGGGGCAGCGGCACCATGGCGGCGGTCGAGCTGCTGCGGCTGGCCGTGGACGACGGCGCCGTGGTGGACGGTCTGCCGGTGACGGCGGTGCACGCCACCGGGCCGATCGGCGACCTGCTGGCCGGCCGGCCCGGACCGGCCGACCGGGTGCCGGGGGTGCCGGCCGGGTTCGCCGGGACGCTCCGCCCCTACCAGCGGCGGGGGCTGGCCTGGCTGGACGCGCTGGGCCGGCTGGGCCTCGGCGCCGTGCTGGCCGACGACATGGGCCTGGGCAAGACGGTGCAGGCCCTGGCGCTGCTCGCGCTGGAGAAGGAGCGCGGCGAGACCGGGCCGGTGCTGCTGGTCTGCCCGATGTCGGTGGTGGGCAACTGGCAGCGGGAGGCCGCCCGGTTCACCCCGGGCCTGCGGGTGCACGTCCACCACGGGGCGGACCGGGTCGAGCCCGGCCCGGCGGCCGACTCCGCCGATCTGGTGATCACCACGTACGGGCTGGTCCAGCGGGACGTCGCCGAGCTGCGCCGGATCCGCTGGCGGCGGATCGTCGCGGACGAGGCGCAGCACGTCAAGAACCGGTCCGCCCGGCAGTCCCGCGCGCTGCGTTCGCTGCGTTCGGGCCCGCGGATCGCGCTGACGGGCACGCCGGTGGAGAACCGGCTGGCCGACCTGCACGCGGTGCTGGACTTCGCCAACCCGGGGCTGTTCGGCACCGCGGAGGGGTTCAAGGAGCGGTTCGCGATCCCGGTGGAGCAGGCCGGCAGCGCCGATGCCGCGGCGCGGCTGCGGCGGGTCGCCGGACCGTTCCTGCTGCGCCGGCGCAAGAGCGATCCGCTGATCGTCCGGGACCTCCCGGCGAAGCAGGAGTTCACCGTCCGCTGCACGCTGACCGCCGAACAGGCGGGCCTCTACCGGGCGGTGGTCGCCGACCTGCTGGAGCGGCTGGGCGGGCTGCGCGGGGTGGAGCGCAAGGGCGCGGTGCTGGCGGCGATCGGCCGGCTCAAGCAGGTCTGCAACCACCCGGCCCAGCTGCTGCACGACGGGACGGCGCTGGAGGGCCGCTCGGGCAAGGTGGAGCGGCTGGTGGAGGTGCTGGAGGAGGCGCTGGCGGAGGGGGACCGGGTGCTGGTGTTCACCCAGTACGCGGAGTTCGGCACGATGCTCCGGCCCTATCTGAGCCGGAGACTGGGCGAGGAGGTGCTGTACCTGCACGGCGGGGTGCCGCGGGGGAGGCGGGACGAGCTGGTCGAGCAGTTCCAGGCGCCGGACGGGCCGCGGGTGTTCCTGCTCTCGCTGAAGGCCGGGGGCACCGGGCTCAACCTGACCGCCGCCAACCAGGTGGTCCACCTGGACCGCTGGTGGAACCCGGCCGTCGAGGACCAGGCCACCGACCGCGCGCACCGGATCGGGCAGCGCCGCGAGGTGCAGGTCCGGCGGCTGCTCTGCGTGGGCACGGTCGAGGAGCGGATCGACGAACTGATCGCCGCCAAGCGCACGCTGGCCGACGCCGTGGTCGGCGACGGCGAGCAGTGGCTCGCCGAACTGCCCGCCGAGCGGCTGCGCGAGCTGCTCACCCTGTCCGCCGATTCGATCGGGGAGTGA
- a CDS encoding DUF5677 domain-containing protein encodes MTAPGNTRIAGTPSAGPNPPDPAAEDAAAYARRFLARGPERLLAEDRTERRFRRAVRRHWGPALDAYRLVLAAVLDLRSDLHETCAADAAAGQDANFEALSRLQARAVQVAGDVHDDLDRGSVDTAFARWRTLHEVSVVAQVLAEFGRVPAFTDLAERFLLHDIVHNAGDARLHQAHYEKLGWESLSADTIAGIEAARDDLVHQFGERYTAPYGWAIGLPGMEGHADQSALFRLAEIRHPHPLQRWAGRFAHADARSAASTVVELAEGVRPTARATTSGLDGPACWAMDSLFRCTAVFALYAPPVPSPDMLCVGSTGRLDGIGLLIDHAAQLFGAADAAERRSTARNLHKQRARPHDGTDPRG; translated from the coding sequence GTGACTGCTCCTGGCAACACCCGCATCGCCGGCACGCCGTCGGCCGGCCCCAACCCCCCGGACCCCGCCGCGGAGGACGCCGCCGCCTACGCCCGCCGCTTCCTCGCCCGCGGGCCGGAACGGCTGCTCGCCGAGGACCGCACGGAGCGCCGGTTCCGCCGCGCCGTCCGGCGGCACTGGGGCCCGGCGCTGGACGCCTACCGACTCGTCCTCGCCGCGGTCCTCGACCTGCGGAGCGACCTCCACGAGACCTGTGCCGCGGACGCCGCCGCCGGACAGGACGCCAACTTCGAGGCGCTCTCCCGGCTGCAGGCCCGCGCCGTCCAGGTGGCCGGGGACGTGCACGACGACCTGGACCGGGGATCCGTCGACACGGCGTTCGCCCGCTGGCGGACCCTGCACGAGGTGTCCGTGGTCGCCCAGGTCCTGGCCGAGTTCGGACGCGTCCCGGCCTTCACCGACCTCGCCGAGCGGTTCCTCCTGCACGACATCGTCCACAACGCGGGCGACGCCCGGCTCCACCAGGCGCACTACGAGAAGCTCGGGTGGGAGTCGCTCTCCGCCGACACGATCGCCGGGATCGAGGCGGCCCGCGACGACCTGGTGCACCAGTTCGGCGAGCGCTACACGGCCCCCTACGGCTGGGCGATCGGGCTGCCCGGCATGGAGGGGCACGCCGACCAGAGCGCGCTGTTCCGGCTCGCCGAGATCCGGCACCCCCACCCCCTGCAGCGCTGGGCCGGACGCTTCGCCCACGCCGACGCGCGCAGTGCCGCGTCCACCGTGGTCGAGTTGGCCGAGGGCGTCCGGCCGACCGCCAGGGCCACCACCTCGGGACTGGACGGACCGGCCTGCTGGGCGATGGACTCGCTGTTCCGGTGCACCGCGGTGTTCGCCCTCTACGCGCCGCCGGTGCCCTCGCCGGACATGCTCTGCGTGGGCAGCACCGGGCGGCTGGACGGGATCGGGCTCCTCATCGACCACGCGGCGCAGCTGTTCGGCGCCGCCGACGCCGCCGAGCGGCGCAGCACGGCGCGGAACCTGCACAAGCAGCGGGCGAGACCGCACGACGGGACCGACCCGCGCGGCTAG
- a CDS encoding right-handed parallel beta-helix repeat-containing protein — MPTRRVHHLAAATAAATTALTTVLTAVGAAPVHAAAGGLHLVQPGESIQQAVDAALPGDTVQLLPGEYRGSIRITTPGLTLRGAGPTSVILPADTTRAGAPAAETAAACAAAGHGLCVVGTDDRPLTGVTVEALAVTGFRKNGINATGTDGMTVRATHVHDNGQQGISQEKSTRGVITANESTRNGQSGVFLANSVDSEGGALSAAGTVVSGNQLTDNRIGVTVRRLRDLTVEQNEIHGNCGGVFVVGDEGVPRAGALTVTRNRVVANNRYCPPNPRLDHIQGAGIVLTGAEETTVTENHVRDNVGASPFSGGIVLVHSVVGVANARNTVADNFLAGNGPADIADRDTGSDNSFARNQCAVSEPAGHC, encoded by the coding sequence ATGCCCACGCGACGGGTCCATCACCTCGCCGCGGCCACCGCCGCCGCCACGACCGCCCTGACCACCGTCCTCACCGCCGTCGGTGCGGCCCCGGTCCACGCCGCCGCCGGCGGGCTGCACCTGGTCCAGCCCGGAGAATCGATTCAGCAGGCCGTCGACGCGGCCCTCCCCGGCGACACGGTCCAACTGCTCCCCGGCGAGTACCGGGGCAGCATCCGGATCACCACCCCCGGCCTCACCCTGCGCGGCGCCGGGCCGACGTCCGTGATCCTCCCCGCCGACACCACCCGGGCGGGGGCTCCGGCCGCCGAGACCGCCGCCGCGTGCGCGGCCGCCGGGCACGGCCTCTGCGTGGTCGGCACCGACGACCGGCCGCTCACCGGCGTCACCGTCGAGGCGCTCGCCGTCACCGGCTTCCGCAAGAACGGGATCAACGCCACCGGCACCGACGGCATGACCGTCCGCGCCACCCACGTCCACGACAACGGCCAGCAGGGCATCAGCCAGGAGAAGTCCACCCGGGGCGTGATCACCGCCAACGAGTCGACCCGCAACGGCCAGTCCGGTGTCTTCCTCGCCAACTCCGTCGACAGCGAGGGCGGCGCGCTGTCCGCCGCGGGCACGGTGGTGAGCGGCAACCAGCTCACCGACAACCGGATCGGCGTCACCGTCCGCCGGCTGCGCGACCTGACCGTCGAGCAGAACGAGATCCACGGCAACTGCGGCGGCGTCTTCGTCGTCGGCGACGAGGGCGTGCCCCGGGCCGGCGCGCTCACCGTCACCCGCAACCGGGTCGTCGCCAACAACCGCTACTGCCCGCCCAACCCCCGGCTGGACCACATCCAGGGCGCCGGCATCGTGCTGACCGGCGCCGAGGAGACCACGGTGACGGAGAACCACGTCCGCGACAACGTCGGGGCCTCGCCGTTCTCCGGCGGCATCGTGCTCGTCCACAGCGTGGTCGGCGTGGCCAACGCCCGCAACACCGTCGCCGACAACTTCCTCGCCGGGAACGGGCCGGCCGACATCGCCGACCGCGACACCGGGTCGGACAACTCCTTCGCCCGCAACCAGTGCGCGGTCTCCGAGCCGGCCGGCCACTGCTGA
- a CDS encoding deoxyribonuclease IV: MSTATAPATTPAAAPPAATPTAPAVPGPAAAAPSAAGRNPVGAHVPVAARGLAGTGLAYARRVGAEAVQVFVANPRGWATPPGNPAQDAEFRTACAEQALPAYVHAPYLINFGSDNPATRERSAESLRHSLLRGHAIGALGVVLHTGSAVGSAPGGGSRRDEAMAQVREDVRPLLDELDALGEDAPWLLLEPTAGQGSSLCSRMEDLAAYVDALDGHPRVGVCLDTCHAFAAGHDLSVPGGVRETLDALVAAAGPGRLRLIHANDSEDAVGARKDRHANIGAGLIGAEPFRELFEHPATAGVPLVVETPDRKHGGDGTGHALDITALKELRARAAVPAV, translated from the coding sequence ATGAGTACCGCCACCGCCCCCGCCACCACGCCTGCCGCCGCTCCGCCCGCCGCCACGCCCACCGCGCCCGCCGTGCCCGGCCCCGCCGCGGCCGCGCCGTCCGCCGCCGGCCGCAACCCGGTCGGCGCCCACGTGCCGGTGGCCGCCCGCGGGCTGGCCGGGACGGGACTGGCCTACGCCCGGCGGGTGGGCGCGGAGGCGGTGCAGGTGTTCGTGGCCAACCCGCGCGGCTGGGCCACTCCCCCGGGCAACCCGGCGCAGGACGCCGAGTTCCGGACCGCCTGCGCCGAGCAGGCCCTCCCGGCGTACGTGCACGCCCCGTACCTGATCAACTTCGGCTCGGACAACCCGGCGACCAGGGAGCGCTCCGCCGAATCGCTGCGCCACTCGCTGCTGCGCGGGCACGCGATCGGCGCCCTGGGCGTGGTGCTGCACACGGGCTCCGCGGTCGGCTCGGCGCCGGGCGGCGGCTCGCGCCGGGACGAGGCGATGGCGCAGGTCCGGGAGGACGTCCGGCCGCTGCTGGACGAGCTCGACGCGCTCGGCGAGGACGCGCCCTGGCTGCTGCTGGAGCCGACGGCCGGCCAGGGCAGCTCGCTCTGCTCGCGGATGGAGGATCTCGCGGCGTACGTGGACGCGCTGGACGGCCACCCCCGGGTCGGGGTCTGCCTGGACACCTGCCACGCCTTCGCCGCCGGTCACGACCTGTCGGTGCCGGGCGGGGTCCGGGAGACGCTGGACGCACTGGTCGCGGCCGCCGGACCGGGCCGGCTGCGGCTGATCCACGCCAACGACTCGGAGGACGCGGTCGGCGCGCGCAAGGACCGGCACGCCAACATCGGGGCCGGGCTGATCGGCGCCGAACCGTTCCGGGAGCTGTTCGAGCACCCGGCGACGGCCGGCGTCCCCCTGGTCGTGGAGACCCCGGACCGCAAGCACGGCGGCGACGGCACCGGTCACGCGCTGGACATCACCGCACTGAAGGAGCTGCGCGCCCGGGCGGCCGTCCCGGCGGTCTGA